The following proteins are encoded in a genomic region of Porphyrobacter sp. CACIAM 03H1:
- a CDS encoding calcium/sodium antiporter → MTESLLLVAGGLVLLALGGELLVRGAVGMAARLGISPLLAGLTIVGFGTSTPELATSVQAALAGSPGIAIGNVVGSNIANILFILGLSAVILPLSVNPASFARDSIALGGSALLSTGAVLLGVIGPLAGIVLIGCLVGYIWWAYKSESAAPCPEATRHEHEAEDVPVPPDAGPVVLGGMILAGLAAAIFGAGWLVDGAVVLAGAAGVSESVIGLTVVAVGTSLPELIACVVAVLRKHEDVALGNVVGSNIYNLCGILGTTALIQPIEVPAEIAGFDIWVMLGVTALLIVQLRSGWRLSRLEGAVLVALYAGYTALLATR, encoded by the coding sequence ATGACCGAATCGCTGCTGCTCGTCGCCGGAGGCCTGGTGCTGCTTGCGCTGGGCGGGGAACTGCTGGTGCGCGGGGCTGTGGGGATGGCGGCGCGGCTCGGCATCTCGCCGCTGCTGGCGGGGCTGACGATCGTCGGCTTCGGCACCTCCACCCCGGAACTGGCGACCAGCGTCCAGGCCGCGCTGGCGGGATCCCCCGGGATCGCGATCGGCAACGTGGTCGGATCGAACATCGCCAATATCCTGTTCATCCTTGGCCTTTCGGCGGTGATCCTGCCGCTTTCGGTCAACCCCGCTTCCTTTGCGCGGGATTCGATCGCGCTCGGCGGCTCGGCGCTGCTGTCCACCGGTGCGGTGCTGCTCGGCGTGATCGGGCCTCTGGCGGGGATCGTCCTCATCGGCTGCCTCGTGGGCTACATCTGGTGGGCCTACAAGTCGGAGAGCGCCGCGCCCTGCCCCGAGGCGACCCGCCACGAGCACGAAGCCGAGGACGTGCCGGTGCCGCCCGATGCCGGCCCGGTGGTGCTCGGCGGGATGATCCTGGCCGGGCTCGCCGCCGCGATCTTCGGTGCCGGATGGCTGGTCGATGGCGCGGTCGTGCTGGCGGGTGCGGCGGGCGTGTCGGAAAGCGTAATCGGCCTCACCGTGGTCGCCGTGGGCACAAGCCTGCCCGAACTGATCGCCTGCGTCGTTGCGGTGCTGCGCAAGCACGAGGACGTGGCGCTCGGCAATGTGGTGGGATCGAACATCTACAACCTGTGCGGCATCCTCGGCACCACCGCACTGATCCAGCCCATTGAAGTGCCGGCCGAAATCGCAGGTTTCGATATCTGGGTGATGCTCGGCGTGACGGCGCTCCTGATCGTCCAGCTGCGCAGCGGATGGCGGCTGTCGCGGCTCGAGGGGGCGGTGCTGGTGGCGCTTTATGCCGGCTACACCGCGCTGCTCGCCACTCGGTGA
- the glnA gene encoding type I glutamate--ammonia ligase: protein MSKAKDVLKKIKDEEIEWVDLRFTDPKGKWQHLTMVASVMGEDELEDGLMFDGSSIAGWKVINESDMILKPDLSETWVDPFSATPMLIINCDIVEPSTGDWYARDPRTTAKRAEAYLKSTGIGDTVYVGPEAEFFMFDDVRFEDGYAGSGFSIDDIELPTNTAKEYDNGNMGHRPRAKGGYFPVAPVDSAVDIRAEMVSTMLEMGLPCDKHHHEVAAAQHELGLTFGTLVQTADRMQIYKYVVHQVAHAYGKTATFMPKPIKADNGSGMHTHMSIWKDGKPMFAGNEYAGLSEMCLYYIGGVIKHAKALNAFTNPTTNSYKRLVPGFEAPVLLAYSARNRSASCRIPYGAGDKAKRVEFRFPDAMANPYLAYAALLMAGLDGIENKIHPGEAMDKNLYDLPPAELAEVPTVCGSLREALDSLAADHEFLLKGDVFTKDQIEAYMELKWEEVIRTETTPCPVEFDMYYSM, encoded by the coding sequence ATGTCGAAAGCAAAAGACGTCCTGAAGAAGATCAAGGACGAGGAAATCGAGTGGGTGGACCTGCGCTTCACCGACCCAAAGGGCAAGTGGCAGCACCTCACCATGGTGGCCAGCGTCATGGGCGAAGATGAACTTGAAGACGGCCTCATGTTCGACGGCTCGTCGATTGCCGGCTGGAAGGTCATCAACGAAAGCGACATGATCCTGAAGCCCGACCTGAGCGAGACCTGGGTCGATCCCTTCAGCGCCACCCCGATGCTGATCATCAACTGCGACATCGTCGAGCCTTCGACCGGTGACTGGTACGCCCGCGACCCGCGCACCACCGCCAAGCGCGCCGAGGCCTACCTGAAGTCGACCGGGATCGGCGACACCGTCTATGTCGGCCCCGAAGCCGAATTCTTCATGTTCGACGACGTGCGCTTCGAGGACGGCTATGCCGGCTCGGGCTTCTCGATCGACGACATCGAACTGCCGACCAACACCGCCAAGGAATACGACAACGGCAACATGGGCCACCGACCGCGTGCCAAGGGCGGCTACTTCCCGGTCGCGCCGGTCGACAGCGCCGTGGACATCCGCGCCGAGATGGTCTCGACCATGCTCGAAATGGGCCTGCCCTGCGACAAGCACCACCACGAAGTCGCCGCCGCGCAGCACGAACTGGGCCTGACCTTCGGCACGCTGGTGCAGACTGCCGACCGCATGCAGATCTACAAGTATGTCGTGCACCAGGTCGCCCATGCCTACGGCAAGACCGCGACCTTCATGCCCAAGCCGATCAAGGCCGATAACGGCTCGGGGATGCACACCCACATGTCGATCTGGAAGGACGGCAAGCCGATGTTCGCGGGCAATGAGTACGCAGGCCTTTCGGAAATGTGCCTCTACTACATCGGCGGCGTCATCAAGCACGCCAAGGCGCTCAACGCTTTCACCAACCCGACCACCAACAGCTACAAGCGTCTGGTGCCCGGCTTCGAGGCGCCGGTGCTGCTGGCCTATTCGGCCCGCAACCGCTCGGCCTCGTGCCGCATCCCCTATGGTGCGGGCGACAAGGCCAAGCGCGTCGAGTTCCGCTTCCCCGATGCGATGGCGAACCCCTACCTCGCCTACGCGGCGCTGCTGATGGCGGGTCTCGACGGGATCGAGAACAAGATCCACCCCGGCGAGGCGATGGACAAGAACCTCTACGATCTGCCGCCGGCCGAACTCGCCGAGGTGCCGACCGTGTGCGGTTCGCTCCGCGAGGCGCTCGACAGCCTGGCTGCCGATCACGAGTTCCTGCTCAAGGGCGACGTGTTCACCAAGGACCAGATCGAGGCCTACATGGAACTGAAGTGGGAAGAGGTGATCCGCACGGAGACCACCCCCTGCCCGGTCGAGTTCGACATGTATTACTCGATGTGA
- a CDS encoding P-II family nitrogen regulator — translation MKKIEAIIKPFKLDEVKEALHEIGVSGITVTEAKGFGRQKGHTELYRGAEYVVDFLPKVKLEVVVADDQAERVVEAIAAAAQTGRIGDGKIFVTAIESALRIRTGETNDDAI, via the coding sequence GTGAAAAAGATCGAAGCGATCATCAAACCCTTCAAGCTCGACGAGGTGAAGGAGGCGCTGCACGAAATCGGCGTGTCCGGCATCACTGTCACCGAGGCCAAGGGTTTCGGGCGCCAGAAGGGCCACACCGAACTCTATCGCGGGGCCGAGTATGTCGTGGATTTCCTCCCCAAGGTGAAGCTCGAGGTGGTCGTCGCAGACGATCAGGCCGAGCGCGTGGTCGAGGCGATCGCCGCAGCCGCGCAGACGGGACGGATCGGCGACGGCAAGATCTTCGTCACCGCCATCGAGAGCGCGCTGCGCATCCGCACCGGCGAGACCAACGACGACGCGATCTGA
- the argC gene encoding N-acetyl-gamma-glutamyl-phosphate reductase, whose amino-acid sequence MAIRLFIDGAAGTTGLEIRERLQGRSEFELLVLDDAQRKDESARRDALHEADIAILCLPDEAAKDAVRLADGAATRIIDASSAHRVAEGWTYGFPEMVGHEAIANARLVSNPGCYPTGFLALVAPLVRAGLLPADWPYTVNAVSGYSGGGNALIDRFEADPDIAFRAYGLALGHKHLPEMQAYAGLAHAPVFSPSVIPAHRGMVVDVPLPLAALRGQPRADALHAALEAQFAGSGLVSVAPLAPVPGEMLLLRSATPWDGLALHVCPSADGRQARLVAVLDNLGKGASGAAIQNLNIMCGLPETTGLRL is encoded by the coding sequence GTGGCGATCCGCCTGTTCATCGACGGGGCTGCGGGCACGACCGGCCTCGAGATCCGCGAGCGGCTGCAAGGGCGCAGCGAGTTCGAATTGCTGGTGCTGGACGATGCCCAGCGCAAGGACGAGAGCGCGCGCCGCGACGCGCTCCACGAAGCTGACATCGCGATCCTTTGCCTCCCCGATGAAGCAGCAAAGGATGCTGTACGACTGGCCGACGGGGCGGCAACGCGCATCATCGACGCCTCAAGCGCCCACCGCGTGGCCGAGGGCTGGACCTACGGCTTTCCCGAAATGGTCGGGCATGAGGCGATCGCCAATGCCCGTCTGGTGAGCAATCCGGGGTGCTACCCCACCGGCTTTCTGGCGCTGGTCGCGCCGCTTGTGCGCGCGGGGCTGCTGCCCGCCGACTGGCCCTATACCGTCAACGCCGTGAGCGGCTATTCCGGGGGCGGCAATGCCCTGATCGACCGCTTCGAGGCCGATCCCGACATCGCCTTCCGCGCCTATGGCCTCGCGCTCGGGCACAAGCACCTGCCAGAGATGCAGGCCTATGCGGGCTTGGCCCATGCGCCGGTGTTCTCGCCGAGCGTGATCCCCGCCCACCGCGGCATGGTGGTCGACGTGCCCCTGCCGCTCGCCGCCCTGCGCGGCCAGCCGCGGGCGGATGCGCTGCACGCGGCGCTCGAGGCGCAGTTCGCTGGCAGCGGCCTCGTGTCGGTCGCACCGCTCGCGCCGGTTCCGGGTGAGATGCTGCTGCTGCGCTCGGCAACCCCGTGGGACGGCCTTGCGCTCCATGTCTGTCCCTCGGCGGACGGCAGGCAGGCGCGGCTCGTCGCGGTGCTCGACAACCTTGGCAAGGGTGCGTCCGGAGCCGCGATCCAGAACCTCAACATCATGTGCGGACTGCCCGAAACCACCGGCCTGCGCCTCTGA
- a CDS encoding SH3 domain-containing protein, with the protein MSGAQRETTEYAVPAGVLGLKGPVEKPAPGTLPLRGDLAHIALAGSHLAAHYVIPHVRTVGTEGAGLRLAPRADGEIFATLPAGSRFELLDVAGEWVWGCPGPQGPTGWCRASDLASAES; encoded by the coding sequence ATGAGCGGCGCGCAGCGCGAGACGACGGAATATGCAGTGCCTGCGGGCGTGCTGGGTCTGAAGGGCCCGGTGGAAAAGCCCGCGCCCGGCACGCTGCCGCTGCGCGGCGATCTGGCGCACATCGCGCTCGCCGGGAGCCACCTCGCGGCGCATTACGTCATCCCCCATGTCCGCACTGTCGGCACGGAGGGTGCGGGCCTGCGCCTCGCCCCGCGCGCGGATGGTGAAATCTTCGCGACCCTCCCCGCCGGCAGCCGGTTCGAGCTGCTCGACGTGGCGGGCGAATGGGTGTGGGGCTGCCCCGGGCCGCAGGGCCCGACGGGCTGGTGCCGGGCGAGCGACCTCGCGTCCGCCGAGAGCTGA
- a CDS encoding leucyl aminopeptidase family protein, whose protein sequence is MTEAKALIRPDRGESAVAIHLVSKDTFEAFAKTLTAGQRTAVAAQKFEGGGYQYAIVPDGDSWFVVSGVANVESLSSWCLAKLAEELPEGLYRLASGDPGPAMFGWVTGQYRFTRYKSEDKSQGPRVLLTGQVGQIDSYVAEAEAEIFLRDLVNAPPEDMGPAELEAECERLAKAHKAELTVVRGDALEQEYPMVHAVGRAAARQHAPRLMHLVWGDPAHPVLAVVGKGVCFDSGGLNIKPGSGMRLMKKDMGGAAHALALAGLAMGARLKVRMHLLVPAVENAISGGAFRPGDILKSRKGLTVEIDNTDAEGRLILGDALTRASEESPDLIVDFATLTGAARVALGPDLPALFARRDETAEAFLAAGKANDDAAWRLPLHDGYREYLASDVADMANSAANPFAGASVAGLFLDRFVGEGIDWVHFDTFAWSPAPKPGRARGGRGLGLRAAWHAIRARYGS, encoded by the coding sequence ATGACCGAAGCCAAAGCCCTGATCCGGCCCGACCGCGGCGAAAGCGCGGTGGCCATCCACCTCGTTTCCAAGGACACCTTCGAGGCCTTCGCCAAAACCCTCACCGCAGGCCAGCGCACGGCCGTTGCGGCGCAGAAGTTTGAGGGCGGCGGCTACCAGTATGCCATTGTTCCCGATGGCGATTCCTGGTTCGTGGTGAGCGGGGTGGCGAACGTCGAGAGCCTCTCGAGCTGGTGCCTCGCCAAGCTCGCCGAGGAGCTGCCCGAGGGGCTGTATCGCCTCGCCAGCGGGGATCCGGGCCCGGCGATGTTCGGCTGGGTCACGGGGCAATACCGCTTCACCCGCTACAAGAGCGAGGACAAGAGCCAGGGCCCGCGCGTGCTGCTGACCGGGCAGGTCGGGCAGATCGACAGCTATGTGGCTGAAGCGGAAGCGGAAATTTTCCTGCGCGATCTCGTCAACGCACCGCCCGAAGACATGGGCCCGGCAGAACTCGAGGCCGAGTGCGAACGCCTCGCCAAGGCCCACAAGGCCGAGCTGACCGTGGTGCGGGGCGACGCGCTGGAACAGGAATACCCGATGGTCCATGCCGTCGGCCGGGCGGCGGCACGCCAGCATGCGCCCCGGCTGATGCACCTCGTCTGGGGCGATCCGGCCCACCCAGTGCTGGCGGTGGTCGGCAAGGGGGTCTGCTTCGATTCCGGGGGCCTGAACATCAAGCCCGGCAGCGGCATGCGGCTGATGAAGAAGGACATGGGCGGTGCGGCCCACGCGCTGGCACTCGCCGGTCTGGCGATGGGCGCGCGGCTGAAGGTGCGGATGCATCTGCTTGTTCCGGCGGTGGAAAATGCGATCTCGGGCGGGGCGTTCCGGCCGGGCGACATCCTGAAAAGCCGCAAGGGCCTGACGGTCGAGATCGACAACACCGACGCCGAAGGGCGCCTCATCCTCGGCGATGCGCTGACCCGCGCCTCGGAGGAAAGCCCCGACCTGATCGTCGACTTTGCCACCCTGACCGGCGCGGCGCGGGTCGCGCTCGGCCCCGATCTGCCGGCGCTGTTCGCCCGCCGGGACGAGACCGCGGAGGCCTTCCTCGCCGCAGGCAAGGCGAACGACGATGCCGCCTGGCGCCTGCCGCTGCACGATGGATACCGCGAATACCTCGCCTCCGACGTCGCCGACATGGCGAACTCGGCCGCCAATCCCTTCGCAGGCGCCTCGGTCGCCGGCCTGTTCCTCGACCGCTTCGTGGGCGAGGGTATCGACTGGGTGCATTTCGATACCTTCGCCTGGTCCCCCGCCCCCAAGCCCGGCCGCGCACGGGGCGGGCGCGGGCTGGGTCTGAGGGCCGCGTGGCACGCCATCCGCGCCCGCTACGGCAGCTGA
- a CDS encoding PdaC/SigV domain-containing protein, with translation MKQQRPGDDCTTASRRPRIAAVLGAAILAVGSLPAAIAAQTPPAPPEAAAPAPDKTAFSETATYTVRSGEALREFSYTWPAKVAAVPQLTTRFTAERDRLLAEQRADWDEALREFAEGDCLGCVNRSFEKSWEVVADLQRFLSLSASFYAYTGGAHGNGAFDALVWDREAQQAIDPKVMFRSPEALEAALGPAWCKALKAEKIKRFEGAYSEDGIFPCPAIADLTVLVGSASRRSFDRIGLIAAPYVAGAYAEGVYEVTLPVTPAVLAAVRPEYAAAFAPGK, from the coding sequence GTGAAACAGCAACGACCGGGCGATGACTGCACAACGGCATCGCGACGCCCGCGCATCGCCGCCGTGCTGGGCGCGGCGATCCTCGCGGTCGGCAGCCTGCCCGCCGCGATCGCGGCGCAAACGCCCCCGGCACCCCCCGAGGCCGCCGCTCCCGCCCCGGACAAGACCGCCTTCTCCGAAACCGCCACCTACACCGTGAGGTCGGGCGAGGCGCTGCGCGAGTTTTCCTACACCTGGCCGGCCAAGGTCGCCGCCGTGCCCCAGCTCACCACCCGTTTCACTGCCGAGCGCGACAGGCTGCTCGCCGAACAGCGCGCCGACTGGGACGAGGCCCTGCGCGAATTCGCCGAGGGCGACTGCCTCGGCTGCGTCAACCGCTCCTTCGAGAAGAGCTGGGAGGTGGTCGCCGATCTGCAGCGCTTCCTCTCGCTTTCGGCGAGCTTCTACGCCTACACCGGCGGGGCCCACGGCAACGGCGCCTTCGACGCGCTGGTGTGGGACCGCGAGGCGCAGCAGGCGATCGACCCCAAGGTGATGTTCCGCTCGCCCGAGGCGCTCGAGGCGGCGCTCGGGCCGGCGTGGTGCAAGGCGCTCAAGGCCGAGAAGATCAAGCGCTTCGAGGGGGCCTACAGCGAGGACGGGATCTTCCCGTGCCCGGCGATCGCCGATCTCACCGTGCTGGTCGGCTCGGCCAGCCGCAGGAGCTTCGACCGCATCGGCCTGATCGCCGCGCCCTATGTCGCGGGCGCCTATGCCGAAGGGGTCTACGAGGTGACGCTGCCCGTCACTCCCGCGGTGCTGGCGGCGGTCAGGCCCGAATACGCGGCGGCTTTCGCGCCGGGCAAGTAG
- the map gene encoding type I methionyl aminopeptidase produces the protein MHDYQLVDGDTTVYRDGSIKLHTPEGFEGMRKAGRLAAEILDACVELVKPGVTTGSIDDAIRGMMLDAGAIPATLGYRGYAHSSCISINHVICHGIPGDKVLKDGDILNIDVTPLVDGWHGDTSRMFYAGEPSLKARKLVEVTYECLMLGIAAAKPGARLGDIGAAIEAHASSFRYSVVREFCGHGLGKLFHDAPEVIHAARAGTGPELRPGMFFTIEPMINLGKPWAKVLGDGWTAVTRDKSLSAQFEHSIAITETGNEIFTKSPTGRDFPPYV, from the coding sequence ATGCACGACTATCAACTCGTCGACGGCGATACGACCGTCTACCGCGACGGCTCCATCAAGCTCCACACGCCCGAGGGCTTCGAGGGGATGCGCAAGGCCGGCCGCCTTGCCGCCGAGATCCTCGATGCCTGCGTCGAACTGGTGAAGCCCGGCGTCACCACGGGGAGCATCGACGATGCGATCCGGGGCATGATGCTCGATGCCGGCGCGATCCCCGCAACGCTCGGCTACCGCGGCTATGCGCACAGCTCCTGCATCTCGATCAACCACGTGATCTGCCACGGCATTCCGGGCGACAAGGTGCTGAAGGACGGCGACATCCTCAACATCGACGTCACGCCCTTGGTGGACGGCTGGCACGGCGACACGAGCCGGATGTTCTACGCCGGCGAGCCCTCGCTGAAGGCGAGAAAGCTGGTCGAGGTGACCTATGAGTGCCTGATGCTCGGCATCGCGGCGGCCAAGCCCGGCGCAAGGCTGGGCGATATCGGCGCGGCGATCGAAGCCCATGCGAGCAGCTTCCGCTACAGCGTGGTGCGCGAATTCTGCGGCCACGGTCTCGGCAAGCTGTTCCACGACGCCCCCGAAGTGATCCACGCCGCGCGCGCCGGGACGGGGCCGGAGCTGAGGCCGGGGATGTTCTTCACCATCGAGCCGATGATCAACCTCGGCAAGCCCTGGGCCAAGGTGCTCGGCGACGGCTGGACCGCGGTGACGCGCGACAAGTCGCTCTCGGCACAGTTCGAGCATTCGATTGCGATCACCGAGACCGGGAACGAGATCTTCACCAAGAGCCCGACGGGGCGGGATTTCCCGCCTTACGTGTAA
- a CDS encoding heme exporter protein CcmB: MIAALLRRDLAQFFPFTGSGAALPVVFFVAVAMLFPFAVGPDANVLAKTGGGVVWIAALLAAILPLEKLVARDIALGFFDQLRLRGITEEAMMAVRLFAHWLSFGPPLLLATFPAAALLKIEGESFQILLLGLLAGTPGLAAIGLMIAALTASLRAGAALSGLLLIPLALPILIFGAGALARQDPVSLGFVGAISLGLVALAPFAAGAAIRAAREIS; the protein is encoded by the coding sequence ATGATCGCCGCCCTGCTCCGCCGCGATCTGGCGCAGTTCTTCCCCTTCACCGGGAGCGGCGCGGCGTTGCCGGTCGTGTTCTTCGTCGCGGTCGCGATGCTGTTCCCATTCGCGGTCGGGCCGGATGCCAACGTGCTCGCGAAAACCGGCGGCGGGGTGGTGTGGATCGCGGCGCTGCTGGCGGCGATCCTGCCGCTGGAAAAGCTGGTGGCGCGCGACATTGCCCTCGGGTTCTTCGACCAGTTGCGCCTGCGCGGGATCACCGAGGAGGCGATGATGGCGGTGCGCCTCTTCGCCCACTGGCTGAGCTTCGGCCCGCCGCTCCTGCTGGCGACCTTCCCCGCCGCCGCGCTGCTGAAGATCGAGGGGGAGAGCTTCCAGATCCTCCTCCTCGGCCTGCTGGCGGGGACGCCGGGCCTGGCCGCCATCGGCCTGATGATCGCCGCGCTCACCGCCTCGCTCAGGGCAGGCGCCGCGCTTTCGGGGCTGCTGCTGATCCCGCTCGCGCTGCCGATCCTGATCTTCGGCGCGGGGGCGCTGGCGCGGCAGGATCCTGTGAGCCTCGGCTTCGTTGGTGCGATAAGCCTCGGCCTCGTCGCCCTCGCGCCTTTCGCCGCGGGCGCCGCGATCAGGGCCGCCAGAGAGATTTCGTGA
- the ccmA gene encoding heme ABC exporter ATP-binding protein CcmA, producing the protein MQAPSPSLIADNLACRRGERLLFRRLSFRLEAGAACHVTGANGAGKTTLIRALAGLTTSFAGEVRREGALALLDERTGLDPDLPLGKALAFWSGIDRVADRQAIMERLRLGALAEVPVRYLSTGQRKRAALARVLGQAAPLWLLDEPLSGLDTASQGLVSALVREHCASGGIALIASHQPLDVPGMTSFAIEDFAPAPEEEEA; encoded by the coding sequence ATGCAAGCGCCCTCGCCCAGCCTGATCGCCGACAACCTCGCCTGCCGCAGGGGCGAGCGGCTGCTGTTCCGGCGGCTGTCGTTCCGGCTGGAAGCGGGCGCGGCGTGCCATGTGACCGGGGCCAACGGCGCGGGCAAGACGACGCTGATCCGCGCGCTGGCGGGGTTGACGACGTCGTTTGCGGGCGAGGTCCGGCGCGAGGGTGCGCTGGCGCTGCTCGACGAGCGCACCGGCCTCGATCCCGACCTGCCGCTGGGCAAGGCGCTGGCCTTCTGGTCCGGGATCGACCGCGTCGCCGACCGGCAGGCGATCATGGAGCGGCTGCGGCTCGGGGCGCTGGCCGAGGTGCCGGTGCGCTACCTCTCGACCGGCCAGAGGAAGCGCGCCGCGCTCGCCCGGGTGCTGGGGCAGGCCGCGCCCTTGTGGCTGCTGGATGAACCGCTGAGCGGGCTCGACACCGCCTCGCAGGGCCTCGTCAGCGCGCTGGTGCGCGAGCATTGCGCGAGCGGCGGGATCGCGCTGATCGCCTCGCACCAGCCGCTCGATGTGCCGGGCATGACCAGCTTCGCGATCGAGGACTTCGCCCCCGCGCCGGAGGAGGAAGAGGCATGA
- a CDS encoding 4a-hydroxytetrahydrobiopterin dehydratase, with product MSVPELTPDETAALLAAHPEWSLAREGKAIARTFRFRDFSEAWGFMNRVALLAEAQDHHPEWFNVYNRVEVTLTTHDAGGLSARDARMAAAVDGLLRP from the coding sequence ATGTCCGTCCCCGAACTCACCCCCGACGAAACCGCCGCGCTGCTGGCCGCGCACCCCGAATGGAGCCTAGCGCGCGAGGGCAAGGCGATCGCGCGGACCTTTCGTTTCAGGGACTTCTCCGAGGCCTGGGGCTTCATGAACCGGGTCGCCCTGCTGGCCGAGGCGCAGGACCATCACCCGGAATGGTTCAACGTCTACAACCGCGTCGAGGTGACGCTGACCACCCACGACGCGGGCGGGCTGTCCGCGCGCGATGCGCGGATGGCGGCAGCCGTGGATGGGTTGCTTCGACCGTAA
- a CDS encoding SDR family oxidoreductase — translation MSTQRSIFITGGGSGIGRATALHFAARGWFVGVADINAGGMAETLNLIQGSAKWAGPLDVRDRKGWDEALAAFAEAAGGRIDALVNNAGIGTGGSLSELDPEEIDRCLDINLKGVLYGAQAVYPYLQKTAPGSALVNIASAAGIAGSAGMSVYCATKFGVRAVSESLDAEWAGDRITVASVCPGFIETPLLDGTGNRRSNEQIRDRVRAAGLEITPVERVAEAVWDAVHGDKLDYFVGATAKRMAFAKRWMPGKVRKQLRASLRPLGQ, via the coding sequence ATGAGCACGCAGCGCAGCATCTTCATCACCGGCGGCGGATCGGGCATCGGGCGCGCGACGGCGCTGCACTTCGCCGCGCGGGGCTGGTTCGTCGGGGTGGCCGACATCAATGCCGGCGGGATGGCCGAGACGCTCAACCTGATCCAGGGCAGCGCCAAGTGGGCAGGCCCGCTCGACGTGCGCGACCGCAAGGGCTGGGACGAGGCGCTCGCCGCCTTCGCCGAGGCCGCGGGCGGACGGATCGATGCGCTGGTCAACAATGCCGGGATCGGCACCGGCGGATCGCTCTCCGAGCTCGACCCCGAGGAGATCGACCGCTGCCTCGACATCAACCTGAAGGGCGTGCTCTACGGCGCGCAGGCGGTCTATCCCTACCTGCAGAAGACCGCCCCGGGATCGGCCCTCGTCAACATCGCGAGCGCCGCCGGGATCGCGGGCTCGGCGGGAATGAGCGTCTATTGCGCGACCAAGTTCGGGGTGCGCGCGGTCTCGGAGAGCCTCGATGCCGAATGGGCGGGCGACCGCATCACGGTCGCCTCGGTGTGCCCCGGCTTCATCGAGACCCCGTTGCTCGACGGGACGGGCAACCGCAGGTCGAACGAGCAGATCCGCGACCGGGTGCGCGCGGCGGGGCTGGAGATTACGCCCGTCGAGCGCGTCGCCGAGGCGGTGTGGGACGCGGTGCACGGGGATAAGCTCGACTATTTCGTCGGCGCGACCGCCAAGCGCATGGCCTTCGCCAAGCGCTGGATGCCGGGCAAGGTCAGGAAGCAGCTGCGGGCGAGCCTGCGGCCGCTGGGGCAGTAG
- a CDS encoding DNA-3-methyladenine glycosylase family protein: MGLSAEKLRGDLDALAAREPKVARAIAAVGYPEPRLRDRGFVTMLRTIVGQQVSVAAAASMWRKLETELGEGFTPACLLKRDFDTLRACGLSRQKQGYARSLCELVEAGELDFHALPEDDEEAIALLTRIKGIGRWSAEIYLLFAEGRPDIWPAGDLAVQEGVKRLLGLEERPAEKATRALAEPWAPQRGAMAIFTWHYYANPAL; this comes from the coding sequence GTGGGCTTGAGCGCCGAAAAATTGCGCGGGGATCTGGATGCGCTGGCGGCGCGCGAGCCGAAGGTGGCGCGCGCCATCGCGGCGGTCGGCTATCCCGAGCCGCGCCTGCGTGACCGCGGTTTCGTGACGATGCTGCGCACCATCGTCGGCCAGCAGGTCTCGGTCGCGGCCGCCGCCTCGATGTGGAGAAAGCTCGAGACGGAACTGGGCGAGGGCTTCACGCCGGCGTGCCTGTTGAAGCGCGATTTCGACACCCTGCGCGCCTGCGGCCTCTCGCGCCAGAAGCAGGGCTATGCGCGCTCGCTGTGCGAGCTGGTCGAGGCGGGCGAACTCGATTTCCATGCTCTGCCCGAGGACGACGAGGAAGCCATCGCCCTCCTCACCCGCATCAAGGGCATCGGCCGCTGGTCGGCGGAGATCTACCTGCTCTTCGCCGAGGGCCGCCCCGACATCTGGCCCGCGGGCGACCTTGCGGTGCAGGAGGGGGTGAAGCGGCTGCTCGGGCTGGAGGAGCGCCCGGCAGAGAAGGCGACCCGCGCTCTCGCCGAACCGTGGGCGCCCCAGCGCGGGGCGATGGCGATCTTCACCTGGCACTACTACGCCAACCCGGCGCTGTAG
- a CDS encoding 2Fe-2S iron-sulfur cluster-binding protein, protein MPRLVVTNREGATSEITVDDGLTVMEAIRDNGFDELLALCGGCCSCATCHVVVDPAFADKLPKMSEDEDDLLESSDHRAPTSRLSCQIPFTADLDGLHVTIAPED, encoded by the coding sequence ATGCCCAGACTGGTCGTCACCAACCGCGAAGGCGCCACCAGCGAGATTACCGTCGATGACGGGCTTACCGTGATGGAGGCGATCCGCGACAACGGCTTCGACGAACTGCTGGCGTTGTGCGGCGGGTGCTGTTCCTGCGCGACCTGCCACGTGGTGGTCGATCCGGCCTTCGCCGACAAGCTCCCCAAGATGAGCGAGGACGAGGACGACCTGCTGGAATCCTCCGATCACCGCGCCCCGACCTCGCGCCTGTCGTGCCAGATCCCCTTCACCGCGGATCTCGACGGGCTGCACGTCACCATCGCCCCCGAAGACTGA